Part of the Kitasatospora sp. NBC_00374 genome is shown below.
GAGTAGGTGTCGTAGCCGATCAGCCTGGCCTTCGGGTAGTCCTTCTGGATCCGCTGGTACGGCGTGGAGCCGGCCGCGGAGCAGACCTTCCGGCCGTTCAGGTCCTGCGGCCCGTTGATCTCCTCGTCGCTCCTGCGCACCAGCAGCGCCTGCCCGGCGACGAAGTACGGGCCGGCGAAGCCGACCAGCTTCTTGCGGTTGTCGTTGATGGTGTAGGTGCCGACGTAGTAGTCGACCTGGCCGTTCTGCAGCGCGGTCTCGCGGTTGGCCGAGGCGATGGTGCTGAACTCGATCCGGTCCGGGGCGAAGCCCAGGTCGGCGGCGGCCATCCTGGCGATCTCGATGTCGAAGCCGGAGTAGACGCCGCTCGCCGGGTCCTTCTGCCCCAGGTACGGCTGGTCCTCCTCGACCCCGACCACCAGGTGGCCCCTGGCCCGGGCCGCGTCTAGGGCGGCGGAGCCGGTGACCGCGTCGCCGCTCTGCACCTGGTAGCTGGGCAGGGCGCCCGGCTGCGGGCCCTTGACCTGCGGGGTGCCGGACTTGCCGCAGCCGGTCAGGAGGAGGACCAGGGCCAGGGCCGGCAGCACCGGCCGCGGTGGTGCGTCGCACGGCGCCGCCTCAGTGCTTGAGGATCTTGGAGAGGAAGTCCCTGGCCCGGTCGCTCTCCGGACGGGCGAAGAAGTCCTCGGGGGCACGGTCCTCGACGATCCGGCCGTCGGCCATGAAGACCACCCGGTTGGCGGCGGACCGGGCGAATCCCATCTCGTGGTCGACGTCCCGCAGCACGTGCAGGTCGCCGAAGTGCTTGTTCACCCCGCTGAGACTGATCAGCGGGGTGAAGACGGCGGCGGTCACCTGCTCTGGCGCCCCTTGGCGAGCCAGCCGAGCGCCGCACCCGCGACCAGGGTCGCCAGCAGCGCGATCCACAGCGGCGCCGTCACGGTGAAGACCCAGAACTGGATCTTCACCCGTTCCAGGTTGGCGAACAGGAACCAGATCGCCAGCGCCACGATCACGACGATGGCGATCACCCTGGTCGGTACGCCCGCGATCTCGCCGCGCTTCTTGGCCCCCGGGGAGCCGTCGGAAATCTTGGTCACCCCCGCAGTCTGCGCCGCGCCGGGCCCGGGGACGGCCGCGCCGCCCGGGGTTGGCCCGGGCGGCGCAACGCGGTACACCCGTACGGGCGACCGGCCGGCCCCGGCGGCCGCGGGTGACGAGCCGTCAGCGCTCGTCCCGCCAGGAGCGCCACAGCGCCGCGTACGGGCCGTCGGCCGCCACCAGTTCGGGGTGGCTGCCGTACTCGCTGATCCGGCCCCGCTCGACCACCGCGATCACGTCCGCGTCGTGCGCGGTGTGCAGCCGGTGCGCGATCGCGATCACCGTACGGCCGTCCAGCACCCGCGCCAGCGAGCGCTCCAGGTGCCGGGCGGCCCGCGGGTCGAGCAGTGAGGTGGCCTCGTCCAGCACCAGGGTGTGCGGGTCGGCCAGCACCAGCCGGGCGAGTGCCAGCTGCTGCGCCTGGGCCGGCGTCAGCGCCGTACCGCCCGAGCCGACCTCGGTGTCCAGGCCGGACGGCAGCGCGTCCGCCCACTCGGCGGCGTCCACCGCGGCCAGGGCCGCCCGCAGCTCGGTGTCGTCCGCGTCCGGCCGGGCCAGCCGGAGGTTGTCCCGCAGGGTGCCGACGAAGACGTGGTGCTCCTGGTTGACCAGCGCCACCTGGGTGCGCACCCGCTCGGCCGGCATCCGCGAGAGCTGCGCGCCGCCGAGCGTGACGCTGCCGCGGCCCGGGGCGTAGATGCCCGCGAGCAGCCGGCCCAGGGTCGACTTGCCCGCCCCGGACGGGCCGACCAGCGCGACCCGGCTGCCGGGTGCCACGTCCAGGCTGATGCCGTGCAGCACGTCCGCGCCCTCGCGGTAGCCGAACCGCACCTGGTCCGCCGTCACCCGCGCGCCGTCCGGGTGCGCCGACTCGTCGGTCTCGCGGTCCGGCACCTCGCGGACGCCGACCAGCCGGGCCAGCGAGGCCTGGCCGATCTGCAGCTCGTCGTACCAGCGCAGGATCATGTCCACCGGGTGGGTCAGCGCCTGGGCGTAGAGCACTCCCGCGGTCAGCTGGCCGACGCCGATCCATCCGTTCAGCGTGTACACCCCGCCGAGCAGCAGGGTGCCGAGGATCGCCAGGGCGTACGTCGCCTCGATGGTCGGGAACCAGCTGACCCGCAGCCACAGCGTGTACCGCTCCCAGTCCAGCCACTCGGCGATCTTGCGGTCGGTCAGTTCGACCCGCTCCTCGCCGAGCCGCAGCGCCTCCACCGTCCGGCCCGCGTCCACCGTCTCGGCCAGCACGGTGTTGACAGCCGCGTAGCCGGCCGACTCCGCCCGGTACGACTGCGGGGCCCGCCGGAAGTACCAGCGGGAGGAGGCCAGCAGCAGCGGCAGGCCGATCAGCGCGCTGACCGCCAGCAGTGGCGAGGTGAGCACCAGCGCGCCGGACACCAGCACCAGCGAGACCACCGCGACCGCCAGCTCCGGCACCGCCTCGCGGACCGACTTGGCCAGCCGGTCGATGTCGGTGGTGCCCCGGGAGACCAGGTCCCCGGTGCCGGCCCGCTCCAGGACGCCCGGCGGCAGGGCGACCGAGCGGACCAGGAAGTCCTCCCGCAGGTCGGCCAGCACCTCCTCGCCGAGCACCCCGCCGCGCAGCCGGGACAGCCCGGTGAAGACGGACTGCACCACCAGCGCCGCCAGGTACCAGCCGACGGCCGAGAGCACCCTGCCCTCGGCGGTGCCGGCGCTCAGCGACTCCACCAGCGAGCCGAGCACCCACGGGCCGACCAGGCCCGCCACCGTGGCCACGGTGTGCAGCAGCACCACGCCGCTGAACCCCCGGCGGTGGCGCCGGGCCAGCAGCCGCACGTACGAACGGACCGCGGCCGGCGAGCCGACCGGCAGCATGGTGGCCGGCCCGCTCTCCTGGACGGCTGGAGGCTTCATACCGGCTCCTTCACGGGTTCGTCGCGGACCATCGGGGTGTCGTCCTCGCGGGTGACCACCGCGCGGTAGTGCCGGTCGGCGGCCAGCAGCTCACGGTGGCCGCCGGTGGCGCTCACCCGGCCGTCGCGCACCAGCACCACCGTGTCGGCCCGGTCCAGCAGCAGCGGGCTGGTCGCGAACACCACGGTGGTGCGACCGGCCCGGAGTTCGCCCAGCCCGGCCGCGATCCGGGACTCGGTGTGCGCGTCCACCGCGCTGGTCGGCTCGTCGAGCACCAGCACCGGCGGGTCCGCGACCAGCGAGCGGGCCAGCGCCAGGCGCTGGCGCTGGCCGCCGGAGAGCGAGCGGCCGCGTTCGGTGACCACGGCCCGCATGGCGTCCCCCGCGCACTCGGGCGAGCCGTCGACCAGGGCGTCCAGTACGTCCTCGGCCTGCGCCGCGGCCAGCGCCTCGGCCACCGTCACCCGGCCGGAGCGGGGCACGTCCAGCAGGTCGGCCAGCGTGCCGGAGAGCAGCACCGGCTCCTTGTCGTGCACCATCACGGCCGCCCGCGCGGCCGCCAGCGGCACCTCGTCCAGCACCGTGCCGCCGAGCCGGACGCCCGGTACGGGCGGCTCCCCCTCGACGGGCGGCAGATGGCCGCCGAGCCGGGCGGCGAACGCGCCGGCGAAGTCCGGGTCGCCGCAGACCACGGCCGTCAGCCGGCCGGCCCGTGCGGTCAGCCCGGTCACCGGGTCGTGCAGGTCGGCGCGGTCCGGCCGGTCCAGCACCGCGGCCGGGTCGGCCTCGTCGCCGCCGCGGGTCAGCGCCAGCACCCGGGTGGCCCGGGCGGCCGAGACCCGGGCCACGCTGTAGGCGTGCGCGGCCTCGCCGAGGATCCGCAGCGGGGCCGCCAGGAACGCGGTGGCACCGTAGACGGCCACCAGCTCGCCGACCTCGATCCGCCCGGAGACCGCCAGCCGGGCGCCGTACCAGGTGACCCCGACCACGAACAGGCCGGGCAGCAGGACCTGCTGGGCCTGCATCAGGGCCCAGATCCGGCTGGCCCGGACGGCCGCGCCGCGGACCTGCTGGGAGGCGGCGCGGTAGCGCTGCAGGAACAGCTCCTCGCCGCCGATGCCGCGCAGCACGCGCAGCCCGGCGACGGTGTCGGCGGCCAGCTCGGTCGCCTTCCCGCCGAGCGCCCGCTGCTCGTCGTAGCGGCGCTCGAACGGGCCGAGCAGCGGCCACACGGCTACCGCCAGCACCGGTACGCCGAGCAGGACGGCCACCCCGAGCAGGGGCTGCTGCACCAGGACGGCCAGGCTGACGCCGAGCCAGACCAGGACGGCGGCGCGCACCCGGGCGGTCAGCTCCACGTACCAGCCGATCTTCTCGACGTCGCCGCTGCTGACGGCGACGATCTCGCCGGTGGCGATCGAGCGGGAGAGCCCGGCGCCCAGGTGGGAGGCCTGGCGGGCGACCAGCTGGCGGAGCTGGGAGGCGGCGGTGATCCAGTTCCAGACGGCCTGGCGGTGCAGCAGGACGAAGCCGGTGGTCTGGACGGCCGAGAGGACCAGGGCCAGCGCTCCGGCCCGCCAGAGCCCGGCGCCGTCGTGCTCGACGGCGGCCTGGATGCCCAGGCCCAGGGCGGTCGGCAGGGCCGCCATGCAGCCCAGCTCCAGCACACCCCAGCAGGTGGCGAGCCGTTGGCCGCGGCGCTGGCAGCGGCGCAGCCAGCGGAGGAAGGCGATCGGGGAGGAGAGGTCCGGGGTCCCCGGATCGGACATGGGCAGGGGTGTGAGCGGCATGACGCTCCGTTTGCGCGGTGCTGACAGGGTCTCTGCGGCAGGCTGCCGAGGCGCGCGACCGGTTCTCGGGCGCGGCGATGCGCCCTGGGGACGCGTGTGCGGCCAGGGCGGGGCGGGGCGGGGGGACGGTCTCATCAGGACGTCATGGGCATCGAGCGTGCCGGGCCCGATGTGAGCTGCGCAACAGGTTTTCCGGTCGTACCCGCCCCCGGCCCGCGTCCGCCCGCGCGGGTTCACCGCTGACGGTGAATCCCGGTCGGGGAATGATTCGCCGTCGCCACCGGTTGGTCATGGTCGAACATCATCGGACGATCAGAAGGGCACCCCTTCTCGTGAGCACCATCCCCAGCGTCACCCTGAACAACGGCGCGGAGATCCCGCAGCTCGGCTTCGGTGTCTGGCAGGTCCCGGACGCGGAGGCCGCTCCCGCGGTGCGGACCGCCATCGAGGCCGGTTACCGCTCGATCGACACGGCCGCGATCTACGAGAACGAGGTCGGCACCGGCGAGGCCGTCGCTCAGGCGGGCGTCCCGCGCGAAGAGCTGTACGTCACCACCAAGCTGTGGAACTCGGGCACCAGGGACTGGTCGGGCCGGCAGGGCCGGGACGCCGTCCGCAGGGCCTTCGACGACTCGCTGGGCAAGCTCGGCCTCGACTACGTCGACCTGTACCTGATCCACTGGCCGCGCCCGATGCACGGCACCTTCCTGAACGTGTGGGAGGGCGTCACGGAGCTGCTGGCGGACGGCCGGGTCAAGTCGGTCGGCGTCTCCAACTTCGGCATCCCGCAGCTGGAGACCCTGCTCAAGGAGAGCTCCGTGGTGCCGGTGCTCAACCAGGTCGAGCTGCACCCGTACTTCCCGCAGCACGAGCTGCGCGACTTCCAGTCCGGGCACGGCATCGCCACCGAGGCGTGGAGCCCGCTGGGCCAGGGCGGCGCCCTGCTCGCGGAGCCGACGCTGGTGAAGATCGCCGAGAAGCACGGCCGCACGGTGGCCCAGGTGGTCCTGCGCTGGCACCTGCAGAGCGGCGTCATCGCGATCCCGAAGTCCGTGACGCCGTCCCGGATCCGGGAGAACCTCGACGTGGCCGGCTTCGAACTGGACGCCGACGACCTGGCCGCGATCGCCGCCGTGGAGACCGGCGTCCGGATCGGCCCGGACCCGCAGGGCTTCGACTGGAACTGACCGTCCCGGTCGGCGGACACGCTTGAAGGGCCGTCACCCCCGCGGGGGTGACGGCCCTTCAAGTGCCCTGGCGAATCGTTACACCCGATTCACGGATGGAACCGGAACTACAGCCGTGCCGCCTTCGCGAGCAGGGCCATCGCCGGCTCGTGCTCGTCCGCGTCGAGCGGGGAGAGCAGGAGTTGCTGGACCTCACGCACGCCCGCCGCCGAGCGGTGCAAGAGGTCCTGGCCGTCCGGCGAGAGCGAGAGCAGGTTGCGCCGCCCGTCGGAGGGGTCACGGCGACGCAGGACCAGACCACGGCGGACGAGACGGCTGACCATCTCCGCCATCGTCGCCTTGTCGAGCGAGGCGAGCTCGCCGACGGTGCGCTGGTCCGCGCCCGGCTCGGTCTCCAGCGCGTCGAGCACCGCGTACTGCGGGGCCGTCAGTTCGGAGCCGACCTTCTCGGACCAGAGCTTGGTGTGTACCTGCTGCGCCACCCGGATCAGGTAGCCGATCGCCCGCTGGGCGTCCAGCATCGGCCGGGCATCGGTCATGACCGCGACGGCGGCAGGCTCCAGCCGGGCTATCTTCGACATCACCCGGACGATCTCGACCTGCTCGTCGGGGTTGAGGGGCTCGAACAGCGTGCGCTGCACGCGGACCACTCCGCCGGTGGCCTCGCGCACCGCCTGGGCGCCGTTCTGCGAGAGTGCCAGCAGCTTGCGACGGCCGTCGGCCGGATCGCGGCGGCGGAGCACCAGACCGCGCCGCACCAGGCGGGCGACCATTTCGGCCATCGTGGCCTTGTCGAGCGAGGCCCGCTCGCCAACCGTGCGCTGGTCGGCGCCCGGTTCAAGGGCCAGCACCAGCAGAACGGCGAACTGCGGAGCCGTCAGCTCGGTACCGACGAATTCGGACCACAAGCGGGTGTGTACCTGCTGGGCCACGCGGATGAGGTGGCCGGGCGACTGCTGCAGTCGACCGGTCACTCGGGTTGTCGGGATCTCCCCCAGCACCATGAAATCCGTCCCGGTGTCACGCCCGGTGTGTGTGGGACACCCGAGCGGGGCAGTAACGGCGAGTGAGCATCCCGCTGTGATGGAAGGCACGCCAGCCGTGCAGCCGGTGGCTGCTGGCGCACACTATACAAACGGTCGGCCTGTGCTGGCAGGCAGGGGCCAATAGTAGACGCATGTTCGGCGAAGTTGGCATATTTCCCCGGCCTGTCGGGGTCGTGTCAGACGATGGTTCACCCGCTCGGATCCGGGGCGCCCTCACCCTCCGTCACCTGCGGCGCTGCCCTCTGGCCCGGAATCCTACTCGCCGGTAAGGTGACCGCGCACCACGCAGCGCCACCACCACGCTCCGCGCCCGCCCGCTCCGCCCCGCATCGGGCGGCGACGGCCCCGGGCCGGACGCCGTCCCGGGGAGGCCGCCGTCAACGCTCCGGCCTCGCCCGTCACCCCATCGAGAGAGACGAGTACGAGCATGACCGAGCAGATCACCACCCGGGTCGCGATCGTGACCGGCGCCGCCCGGGGCATCGGCGCCGCCACCGCCCTGCGTCTGGCGGCCGACGGCTACGCGATCGCGGTGGTCGACCTGGCCGAGGCCGCGGCCCAGGAGACCGTCGACCGGATCACGGCGGCCGGCGGCCGGGCGCTGGCCGTCGGCGCGGACGTCTCGGACGCCGAGCAGGTCCAGGCCGCGGTCGACCGGATCGCCGAGCAGCTGGGCGCCCCGGTGGTGCTGGTGAACAACGCCGGCGTCCTGCGGGACAACCTGCTGTTCAAGATGTCCGAATCCGACTGGGACACCGTCATGGACGTGCACCTCAAGGGCGCCTTCCTGATGACCCGCGCGGTGCAGAAGCACATGGTGGACGCGGGCTTCGGCCGGATCGTCAACCTGTCCTCCTCCTCCGCCCAGGGCAACCGCGGCCAGGCCAACTACTCCACCGCCAAGGCCGGCCTGCAGGGCTTCACCAAGACCCTGGCGATCGAGCTCGGCAAGTTCGGCATCACCGCCAACGCGGTCGCGCCCGGCTTCATCGCCACCGACATGACGGCGGCCACCGCGGCCCGGGTCGGCATGGAGTTCGAGGCGTTCAAGGCCGCCGCGGCCACCCAGATCCCGGTCGGCCGGGTCGGTGTCCCCGAGGACATCGCCAGCACGATCTCGTTCCTGGCCGCCGAGGGCGCCGGCTTCGTCTCCGGTCAGGTCATCTACGTCGCGGGCGGCCCGCTCGACTAGCCGGGCCCGGCGGGGTCCGGGGCGCGACACGCCGGGGCGGCCTCACCGCGCGGGCAACGGGCGGACAGGTCCACACTCGTTAGGAGGCCTGCCGCCCGCCCGGACGGCCGACCGACCCCCTCTCCCGGAGGCCCTCTATGTCCGAACCGCGTGACGTCGACTCCATGCCGACCCCGGACCACCTGCTGCACACCGGATCCGAGCACCCCGTCGATCCCGAGGACCTGGTGCGCGCCTCGGGCCGTGAGCCCACCCCCGAGCTGATCGAGAAGGCCCGTCAGGATCTGGCCAAGTACGGCGCCGTCGCCGTGGAGCGGCTGCTGCCCTGATCAGCGCCCGTCCGGTGTCGAAGGCCCCGCAGAGATGCGGGGCCTTCGACGTTTCCGGGCGCGTCTCCGCATGGACATTTCACGCCGGATTTCACGCCGGGCCCGTAGTCAGGCGCGCGGAACTGCGCTATACCTGCCCACAGTTGCTCAATACTGCACTGTGAGAGGTGCTTATGCGCAGAACTGTGCACCACCCGCTCATACGGCCGGCCGCCCTGGCCCTCGCCGCCGCACTGACCCTGACCGGCGCGAGCCTCAGCGCCGCGCTCGCCCCCACCGCCGTCGCGGCCGCCACCACCAGCGCCGGCGCCGTCACCGCGTTCAGCGCCAACGGCGCGGTCTACGCCGTCTCGGCCGGCAAAGCCAGGGCCCGGGTCAGCTTCACCACCGACCAGGTCTTCCGGATCGAGCTCGCCCCCAACGGCACCTTCACCGACCCGACCGGCTCCGACATCGTGCTGCCCCAGGGCGCCCCGCCCGCCACCAGCTGGCGCGACGCCGGCGACCGGTACGAGATCTCCACCGCGGCGCTGACCCTGCGGGTCTACAAGTCGGCCCTGCGGTTCGCGCTGTACCGGGCGGACGGCACCCTGGTGTGGTCCGAGTCCAAGCCGCTCGGCTGGGACACCAAGGCCACCACCCAGACCCTCACCCGGGGCGCCACCGAGCAGTTCTTCGGCGCGGGCGAGCAGAACGGCTCCTTCTCGCACCGGGACAGGACCGTCCAGGTCTCCCAGGACACCAACTGGAACGAGGGCGGCCACCCGAACTCGGTGCCGTTCTACCTCTCCTCGGCCGGTTACGGCGTCTTCCGCAACACCTGGGCCCCGGGCACCTACGCCTTCACCGACCCGGTCACCACCACCGAGCAGGAGCTGCGCTTCGACGCGTACTACTTCGCCGGACCCACCACCAAGGACGTGATCGGCCAGTACACCGCACTGACCGGCAAGCCCTTCCTGCCGCCGATCTACGGCCTGGAGATGGGCGACTCCGACTGCTACCTGCACAACGCCAACCGGGGCGAGCGGCACACCCTGGACGCACTCAAGGTCGCCGACGGATACCTCCAGAACGACATGCCGAACGGCTGGATGCTGGTCAACGACGGGTACGGCTGCGGCTACGAGAACCTCGCCCAGACCGCCCAGGGCCTGCAACAGCGCAAGATGCAGATGGGCCTGTGGACCGAGAACGGCCTCGCCCAGCTCGCCGACCAGGTCAGGGCCGGTCAGCGGGTCGCCAAGCTGGACGTGGCCTGGGTCGGCTCGGGCTACAAGTTCGCGCTCGACGGCTGCAAGGCCGCGTACCAGGGCATCGAGGCCAACAGCGACGCCCGGGGCTTCACCTGGGCCCCGGAGAGCTGGTCCGGCGCGCAGCGCTGCGGGGTGCAGTGGAGCGGCGACCAGTCCGGCAGCTGGGACTACATCCGCTGGCAGATCCCGACCTACGCCGGCGCGACCATGTCCGGCATGGCCTACAACAGCGGCGACGTGGACGGCATCTTCGGCGGCAGCGCCAAGACCTACACCCGCGACCTGCAGTGGAAGTCCTTCCTGCCGGCCATCATGTCGATGGACGGCTGGGCCCCCAGCGACAAGCAGCCGTACCGGTACGGGGAGCCGTACACCGCGATCAACCGCAAGTACCTGAAGCTCAAGGAGTCGCTGCTCCCCTACATGTACAGCTTCGCCGCCGAGGCCACCCGCACCGGCGTCGGCCCGGTCCGCCCGCTGGCCCTGGAGTACCCGGACGACCCGGTGGCGGCCACCGACGCGGCGAAGTACGAGTTCCTCAGCGGTACCGACTTCCTGGTCGCACCGGTGTACGCGGACACCGCCGTCCGGGACGGCATCTACCTGCCCAAGGGCACCTGGGTGGACTACTGGACCGGCCGCACCTACCAGGGCCCGACCACGGTGAACGGCTACCAGGCCCCGCTGGACACCCTGCCGCTGTTCGTCAGGGCCGGCGCCACGGTGCCGATGTGGCCCGGTGTCAGCTCCTACCTCGACCGCACCGCCGGCTCGCCGCTGGCCTGGGACGTCTACCCGCAGGGCCACGGTTCGTTCGGCCTCTACGAGGACGACGGCGTGACCCGGCAGCACCGCGCCGGCAGGTACGCCACCCAGACCGCCACGGTGGACGCCCCCGCCACCGGCGTCGGCCAGGTCCGGATCGACGTGAGTGCCAGCAGCGGCGACTTCACCGGCAAGCAGGCCGCGCGGCCGTACACCTTCACC
Proteins encoded:
- a CDS encoding glutamate ABC transporter substrate-binding protein, yielding MLPALALVLLLTGCGKSGTPQVKGPQPGALPSYQVQSGDAVTGSAALDAARARGHLVVGVEEDQPYLGQKDPASGVYSGFDIEIARMAAADLGFAPDRIEFSTIASANRETALQNGQVDYYVGTYTINDNRKKLVGFAGPYFVAGQALLVRRSDEEINGPQDLNGRKVCSAAGSTPYQRIQKDYPKARLIGYDTYSACVDNLISGQVDAVTTDNAILQGYAAKAPDELRIAGEPFSTEPYGVGTPRNDTALRLAIDDALARHEQNGDWRKAYEATLGLSGMPAPEPPPIDRY
- a CDS encoding lipopolysaccharide assembly protein LapA domain-containing protein; its protein translation is MTKISDGSPGAKKRGEIAGVPTRVIAIVVIVALAIWFLFANLERVKIQFWVFTVTAPLWIALLATLVAGAALGWLAKGRQSR
- a CDS encoding ABC transporter ATP-binding protein gives rise to the protein MKPPAVQESGPATMLPVGSPAAVRSYVRLLARRHRRGFSGVVLLHTVATVAGLVGPWVLGSLVESLSAGTAEGRVLSAVGWYLAALVVQSVFTGLSRLRGGVLGEEVLADLREDFLVRSVALPPGVLERAGTGDLVSRGTTDIDRLAKSVREAVPELAVAVVSLVLVSGALVLTSPLLAVSALIGLPLLLASSRWYFRRAPQSYRAESAGYAAVNTVLAETVDAGRTVEALRLGEERVELTDRKIAEWLDWERYTLWLRVSWFPTIEATYALAILGTLLLGGVYTLNGWIGVGQLTAGVLYAQALTHPVDMILRWYDELQIGQASLARLVGVREVPDRETDESAHPDGARVTADQVRFGYREGADVLHGISLDVAPGSRVALVGPSGAGKSTLGRLLAGIYAPGRGSVTLGGAQLSRMPAERVRTQVALVNQEHHVFVGTLRDNLRLARPDADDTELRAALAAVDAAEWADALPSGLDTEVGSGGTALTPAQAQQLALARLVLADPHTLVLDEATSLLDPRAARHLERSLARVLDGRTVIAIAHRLHTAHDADVIAVVERGRISEYGSHPELVAADGPYAALWRSWRDER
- a CDS encoding ABC transporter transmembrane domain-containing protein — translated: MPLTPLPMSDPGTPDLSSPIAFLRWLRRCQRRGQRLATCWGVLELGCMAALPTALGLGIQAAVEHDGAGLWRAGALALVLSAVQTTGFVLLHRQAVWNWITAASQLRQLVARQASHLGAGLSRSIATGEIVAVSSGDVEKIGWYVELTARVRAAVLVWLGVSLAVLVQQPLLGVAVLLGVPVLAVAVWPLLGPFERRYDEQRALGGKATELAADTVAGLRVLRGIGGEELFLQRYRAASQQVRGAAVRASRIWALMQAQQVLLPGLFVVGVTWYGARLAVSGRIEVGELVAVYGATAFLAAPLRILGEAAHAYSVARVSAARATRVLALTRGGDEADPAAVLDRPDRADLHDPVTGLTARAGRLTAVVCGDPDFAGAFAARLGGHLPPVEGEPPVPGVRLGGTVLDEVPLAAARAAVMVHDKEPVLLSGTLADLLDVPRSGRVTVAEALAAAQAEDVLDALVDGSPECAGDAMRAVVTERGRSLSGGQRQRLALARSLVADPPVLVLDEPTSAVDAHTESRIAAGLGELRAGRTTVVFATSPLLLDRADTVVLVRDGRVSATGGHRELLAADRHYRAVVTREDDTPMVRDEPVKEPV
- a CDS encoding aldo/keto reductase; protein product: MSTIPSVTLNNGAEIPQLGFGVWQVPDAEAAPAVRTAIEAGYRSIDTAAIYENEVGTGEAVAQAGVPREELYVTTKLWNSGTRDWSGRQGRDAVRRAFDDSLGKLGLDYVDLYLIHWPRPMHGTFLNVWEGVTELLADGRVKSVGVSNFGIPQLETLLKESSVVPVLNQVELHPYFPQHELRDFQSGHGIATEAWSPLGQGGALLAEPTLVKIAEKHGRTVAQVVLRWHLQSGVIAIPKSVTPSRIRENLDVAGFELDADDLAAIAAVETGVRIGPDPQGFDWN
- a CDS encoding MarR family winged helix-turn-helix transcriptional regulator; the protein is MWSEFVGTELTAPQFAVLLVLALEPGADQRTVGERASLDKATMAEMVARLVRRGLVLRRRDPADGRRKLLALSQNGAQAVREATGGVVRVQRTLFEPLNPDEQVEIVRVMSKIARLEPAAVAVMTDARPMLDAQRAIGYLIRVAQQVHTKLWSEKVGSELTAPQYAVLDALETEPGADQRTVGELASLDKATMAEMVSRLVRRGLVLRRRDPSDGRRNLLSLSPDGQDLLHRSAAGVREVQQLLLSPLDADEHEPAMALLAKAARL
- the fabG gene encoding 3-oxoacyl-ACP reductase FabG, giving the protein MTEQITTRVAIVTGAARGIGAATALRLAADGYAIAVVDLAEAAAQETVDRITAAGGRALAVGADVSDAEQVQAAVDRIAEQLGAPVVLVNNAGVLRDNLLFKMSESDWDTVMDVHLKGAFLMTRAVQKHMVDAGFGRIVNLSSSSAQGNRGQANYSTAKAGLQGFTKTLAIELGKFGITANAVAPGFIATDMTAATAARVGMEFEAFKAAAATQIPVGRVGVPEDIASTISFLAAEGAGFVSGQVIYVAGGPLD
- a CDS encoding NPCBM/NEW2 domain-containing protein produces the protein MRRTVHHPLIRPAALALAAALTLTGASLSAALAPTAVAAATTSAGAVTAFSANGAVYAVSAGKARARVSFTTDQVFRIELAPNGTFTDPTGSDIVLPQGAPPATSWRDAGDRYEISTAALTLRVYKSALRFALYRADGTLVWSESKPLGWDTKATTQTLTRGATEQFFGAGEQNGSFSHRDRTVQVSQDTNWNEGGHPNSVPFYLSSAGYGVFRNTWAPGTYAFTDPVTTTEQELRFDAYYFAGPTTKDVIGQYTALTGKPFLPPIYGLEMGDSDCYLHNANRGERHTLDALKVADGYLQNDMPNGWMLVNDGYGCGYENLAQTAQGLQQRKMQMGLWTENGLAQLADQVRAGQRVAKLDVAWVGSGYKFALDGCKAAYQGIEANSDARGFTWAPESWSGAQRCGVQWSGDQSGSWDYIRWQIPTYAGATMSGMAYNSGDVDGIFGGSAKTYTRDLQWKSFLPAIMSMDGWAPSDKQPYRYGEPYTAINRKYLKLKESLLPYMYSFAAEATRTGVGPVRPLALEYPDDPVAATDAAKYEFLSGTDFLVAPVYADTAVRDGIYLPKGTWVDYWTGRTYQGPTTVNGYQAPLDTLPLFVRAGATVPMWPGVSSYLDRTAGSPLAWDVYPQGHGSFGLYEDDGVTRQHRAGRYATQTATVDAPATGVGQVRIDVSASSGDFTGKQAARPYTFTVHSTTAPTRVALGGRALPKHASKAAFDAAAEGWWYDPADRTGVVDVKTAALSTSAAFQLVLDGASAVGGGSTPPDPGGPRADSWASDLTWLSSANGWGPAERDRSNGEQGAADGRPITLNGTVFPKGIGAHAASDIEILTGGHCSSFTATVGIDDEISGYGDVTFSVRADGATLWTSPTLGSQSAPLAVDVPLGGAQRVHLVVTGVGTATGDHGDWGAARFHCS